The region CAATTTCTTCCTGCATCAAACAATAACCAACTTCTCCAAAACCGCCGCCGCCATATTCTTCAGGAAAGGATACTCCTAAGAATCCAAGCTCAGCCATTTTTTGAATTAACTCTTTAGGGATATATCCTTCTTCATCAATTTTGGCTGCTATTGGTTTAATCTCGTTAATGGTAAATTCCCGAACCATTTCTCGGAGCATATTCTGCTCATCGGTAAACTTAAATTCAAACATAGAAAAGATGCCTGCTTTTTTTGTCGATTGTTATTGTCAAATAATATTCCATTTAGAATGGCTCGATATTGCTTAAAATATCAACGAAAACAAACCGCAAAATCCATCTGCTTTTCATATCAAAGAAGCTGTATAAATGATGTTCTTAATTGTGAGAAGTAAACAAGTAATCTGTTGTGAACTTATTTTGCATTCAGACACTTTATGCAACTCCGGAGAACCACCAAACTTCTCTTAAAATCCAATTCGCTATAACTTTAATGTTTAACATTATATCCTAAACAAACGTAAATCTGTTCTGAGCTGAGTTTTCTTGATTAAAGTAATTTATTTCCTTTCATAATCAATGGTTAAATATACTTCAAAACTGTTTGGCTAATCATTCATTTTTGCTGTGAGTTGATAAAGATGCTTTCCATTAAATATTAGTAAATGCATACCTGAAAATTTGTAGCTGAAGGATAAGGCTTAATTATTTACCCGGATTGGATATTGTATATAAGATGGTTGCTAAACCTATAACAATTTATTCTACAGTCTGTCTATAAGTTGTATTATTAATAGTTTATCGATTAATAACAATATATTTATTTAAGCAGGTGTGATTCTGATTTATTTTTTTGCACTAACGATATAAAAGTTAATTAATGTTTTAAAAATTGTGTTTGGGGTGCTTTTTATCTGTGCTTTTATTTTTTTAATTCCCCTCTCATATTCCTGTTCCGAAAGATTTGCAAGCTGGGAACTGTGAAGCTTCTGCAGAAATGGATCATTGAATACTTCGCTGCCAATTCGTTCGTTAAAAACTTTTTCTGCTATACTTATATCCGTTTCATAAAAACCTTCTTTATTCAAAAGTTTCTTGATTGAATCCACAGAAATAAATCTCATTAAATCGTTCTGATACACATTTTCAAAATAATCATAAACATACCATTCCTTATCTATCTGTGGATCAACTCCGATTACAGCAATCATTCCATTTTGTTTTAAAACTCTTTTACATTCAACAATAAACTTGTGTTTATCCGGAAAATGATGAATTGCATTTACACAAAAAATCAAATCCACAGAATTACATTCAATCGGAATACTGCAGGCATCAGCATTAATTATTTTAGCATTTGAGTTTTCTTTATCAAAACTTTTTAACATCTCTAAAGAATAATCCAGACCAATAACCTTAAGATTTAAGTCTTCTAAAGATTTTATCCACTTCCCTGTTCCGCATCCGGCTTCTAAAATAATCTTATATTTATTTTTACGGATTAACTGTTTTAATAAATCCTCAATGTTAGACAAATAATTTTCTTTATATCGATTGTTGTATGTTTGAGCAATTTTAGAGTAATCAGTTTTTTGCATTTGGTACTTTTATTAGAATTATTTCCTTATAAACAATTGTTAAAAATATAATATTAGCATCGCTTAGCATTTTCAGCAGTGAAATATTTTTTGTTCGTCCAATATACATCTATTAAATCTTCAGCTTTATTTACAAGCTGCCATCCGGTTTGTATAAACTATTAAAGAACGGAAGAAGTTACCTGAGAAATTACTCAAAATTGCCTGTTTTAGAAAATATTTTTAATATTGGAGAAAAAAATCTCAGGCATTATTCTTGGGAATATTAAATTTGTGAAGAGTTTTGTGTTGATAAATATTCATTTAGTTATCATATTAATTAGTAGTTATTTAA is a window of Ignavibacterium sp. DNA encoding:
- a CDS encoding methyltransferase domain-containing protein, with the translated sequence MQKTDYSKIAQTYNNRYKENYLSNIEDLLKQLIRKNKYKIILEAGCGTGKWIKSLEDLNLKVIGLDYSLEMLKSFDKENSNAKIINADACSIPIECNSVDLIFCVNAIHHFPDKHKFIVECKRVLKQNGMIAVIGVDPQIDKEWYVYDYFENVYQNDLMRFISVDSIKKLLNKEGFYETDISIAEKVFNERIGSEVFNDPFLQKLHSSQLANLSEQEYERGIKKIKAQIKSTPNTIFKTLINFYIVSAKK